A genome region from Cucurbita pepo subsp. pepo cultivar mu-cu-16 chromosome LG02, ASM280686v2, whole genome shotgun sequence includes the following:
- the LOC111789228 gene encoding uncharacterized protein LOC111789228 encodes MLRSILRAAAAAASRHQPYNRNPSPILSFTSNYSAKATKSAVKKAPKKGKSKGDGKATDDPSASAAASDDLDAALFDDKSRSRRLAAEENDHSLDVGPNGRPLFTSASSLSQLTRKDAGTYFKFNMEGLNEALPEGLPLGMVKEFEDSMRSALLVRQNFLDLRDNFRRVVDPSLLSPAGSNIRKQIVLDGPVNSGKSIALAMLVHWARDEGWLVFYVPSGRRWTHGGFFYKNAETGLWDTPVQAEDVLRDFLKYNETRLRQLPCQLSDPIPLGEGVGVRMKKGADSMMMPEGSTLYDLIDTGIKHTHAAVGVVVRLRKELSLVKDIPVLFAIDQYNNWFTFSEFEEPVTVRSTRPIHARELAMVKAFRSMMHDDMMVGAFSHSTAVGKLRQDLPDVPLGARVNFPRYNLDEAASVFHYYLRQRLIRREAFSEDAWKKVYYLSNGNGAEMRWLVPLMR; translated from the exons ATGTTGCGATCAATTCTCAGAGCAGCAGCCGCCGCAGCCTCTAGACACCAGCCGTACAATCGGAATCCCTCTCCGATCCTATCTTTTACTTCAAATTACTCAGCTAAGGCAACCAAATCGGCCGTTAAGAAGGCGCCCAAGAAGGGCAAGTCCAAGGGCGACGGCAAAGCCACCGATGATCCCTCCGCCTCCGCTGCTGCTTCCGACGACTTAGATGCGGCGCTTTTTGATGATAAATCTCGATCCCGACGTCTTGCTGCCGAGGAAAATGATCACTCACTCGACGTTGGCCCAAATGGCCGCCCTCTCTTTACCTCCGCATCTTCACTCTCACAGCTCACTCGCAAGGATGCAGGCActtatttcaaattcaa TATGGAAGGACTAAATGAGGCACTGCCTGAGGGTTTGCCTTTGGGAATGGTCAAGGAGTTCGAGGATTCTATGCGAAGTGCTCTGCTTGTGCGGCAAAATTTTTTGGATCTTCGCGACAATTTCAGGCGTGTGGTTGATCCTTCATTGTTGTCGCCGGCTG GTTCAAATATTAGAAAACAGATCGTATTGGATGGTCCGGTCAATAGTGGAAAGAGCATTGCACTCGCCATGCTTGTTCACTGGGCTCGCGATGAAGGTTGGCTAGTTTTTTATGTTCCTAGTGGGCGTCGGTGGACTCATGGAGGATTCTTCTATAAAAACGCTGAAACAGGACTTTGGGATACACCCGTTCAGGCTGAAGATGTTCTGAGA GATTTTCTGAAATACAATGAGACCCGCTTAAGACAACTGCCATGTCAATTATCTGATCCTATACCATTGGGAGAGGGTGTTGGTGTCAGGATGAAGAAAGGTGCTGATTCCATGATGATGCCTGAGGGTTCAACTTTATATGACTTAATTGATACTGGAATCAAGCACACTCATGCAGCTGTTGGGGTGGTAGTTCGtttaagaaaagaattatCGCTTGTGAAAGATATTCCTGTGCTTTTTGCTATTGATCAA tATAACAACTGGTTTACATTCAGTGAATTTGAAGAACCAGTGACCGTTCGTTCTACTCGACCAATACACGCTAGAGAACTCGCAATG GTAAAAGCTTTTAGGTCTATGATGCATGACGACATGATGGTTGGTGCTTTCTCTCATTCAACTGCTGTTGGAAAGTTGCGTCAAGACTTGCCAGATGTTCCTTTAGGTGCACGTGTTAATTTCCCTCGCTACAATCTTGATGAAGCAGCTTCTGTTTTTCACTATTACCTCAG ACAAAGACTGATACGCCGCGAAGCCTTCTCAGAAGATGCCTGGAAAAAGGTATACTATTTGTCAAATGGAAATGGAGCAGAAATGCGGTGGTTGGTACCATTGATGCGGTGA
- the LOC111788450 gene encoding senescence associated gene 20-like produces the protein MRLLTGVSSSSFVFAPISIVAFGPTVLAEGYDTKRAVSWVHAWTITDGVITHVKEYLNTSVTVKRFATAADEESPSSSPPYAEADTLMTTNCQSVWQSKVCGESVPGLVLALQMHML, from the coding sequence ATGCGTCTCCTCACCGGCgtctcctcctcttccttcgTCTTTGCACCCATCTCCATCGTCGCATTTGGGCCCACCGTCCTCGCTGAAGGCTACGACACGAAACGCGCCGTTTCGTGGGTCCATGCTTGGACCATTACTGATGGGGTTATAACGCATGTCAAGGAGTATCTCAACACTTCTGTTACTGTCAAGCGTTTCGCCACCGCCGCTGATGAGGAGTCGCCGTCGTCATCTCCGCCGTATGCGGAGGCTGATACCCTGATGACGACTAACTGCCAGAGTGTGTGGCAGAGCAAGGTGTGCGGCGAGTCGGTCCCTGGTCTTGTTTTGGCACTTCAGATGCATATGTTGTGA
- the LOC111789235 gene encoding U2 small nuclear ribonucleoprotein B'' 2-like isoform X2, which produces MLLGDIPPNQTIYIKNLNEKVKKEELKRSLYALFSQYGRILDVVALKTPRLRGQAWVAFSEVTAASNAVRQMQNFPFYDKPMRIQYAKTKSDCVAKADGSFVPREKKKKQEEKAERKRRTDETHQSAMPNGATAENGGSNATFRHANPSAPEATPNNILFIENLPHETSSMMLQVLFQQYPGFREVRMIEAKPGIAFVEFEDDVQSSMAMQALQGFKIDPQHPMAISFAKK; this is translated from the exons ATGTTATTGGGGGAT ATACCACCTAACCAGACCATATACATTAAGAATCTCAATGAGAAGGTCAAGAAAGAAG AATTGAAGAGATCCCTCTATGCTTTGTTTTCTCAATATGGAAGGATCCTTGACGTTGTTGCCTTGAAGACCCCGAGGCTTCGAGGGCAAGCATGGGTTGCATTTAGTGAAGTGACTGCAGCTAGCAATGCTGTGCGGCAGATGCAAAACTTCCCATTCTATGATAAGCCTATG CGAATTCAATATGCCAAAACCAAATCAGATTGTGTTGCTAAAGCTGATGGAAGCTTTGTGCcaagggagaagaagaagaagcaagagGAAAAAG CTGAGAGAAAGCGACGTACTGACGAAACACACCAGTCTGCGATGCCCAATGGAGCAACCGCTGAGAATGGAGGTTCAAAT GCCACATTCCGTCATGCAAATCCAAGCGCTCCAGAAGCTACTCCAAACAACATACTATTTATTGAGAATTTGCCTCATGAAACTTCGAGTATGATGTTGCAAGTCCTCTTCCAACAATATCCTGGATTCAGGGAAGTCCGAATGATTGAAGCAAAGCCGGGTATTGCTTTTGTTGAGTTTGAAGATGATGTTCAATCCTCTATGGCGATGCAGGCTCTTCAGGGCTTTAAAATTGATCCCCAACATCCCATGGCCATCTCTTTTGCAAAGAAGTAA
- the LOC111789235 gene encoding U2 small nuclear ribonucleoprotein B'' 2-like isoform X1, whose protein sequence is MLLGDIPPNQTIYIKNLNEKVKKEELKRSLYALFSQYGRILDVVALKTPRLRGQAWVAFSEVTAASNAVRQMQNFPFYDKPMRIQYAKTKSDCVAKADGSFVPREKKKKQEEKAERKRRTDETHQSAMPNGATAENGGSNATFRHANPSAPEATPNNILFIENLPHETSSMMLQVLFQQYPGFREVRMIEAKPGIAFVEFEDDVQSSMAMQALQGFKIDPQHPMAISFAKK, encoded by the exons ATGTTATTGGGGGATATACCACCTAACCAGACCATATACATTAAGAATCTCAATGAGAAGGTCAAGAAAGAAG AATTGAAGAGATCCCTCTATGCTTTGTTTTCTCAATATGGAAGGATCCTTGACGTTGTTGCCTTGAAGACCCCGAGGCTTCGAGGGCAAGCATGGGTTGCATTTAGTGAAGTGACTGCAGCTAGCAATGCTGTGCGGCAGATGCAAAACTTCCCATTCTATGATAAGCCTATG CGAATTCAATATGCCAAAACCAAATCAGATTGTGTTGCTAAAGCTGATGGAAGCTTTGTGCcaagggagaagaagaagaagcaagagGAAAAAG CTGAGAGAAAGCGACGTACTGACGAAACACACCAGTCTGCGATGCCCAATGGAGCAACCGCTGAGAATGGAGGTTCAAAT GCCACATTCCGTCATGCAAATCCAAGCGCTCCAGAAGCTACTCCAAACAACATACTATTTATTGAGAATTTGCCTCATGAAACTTCGAGTATGATGTTGCAAGTCCTCTTCCAACAATATCCTGGATTCAGGGAAGTCCGAATGATTGAAGCAAAGCCGGGTATTGCTTTTGTTGAGTTTGAAGATGATGTTCAATCCTCTATGGCGATGCAGGCTCTTCAGGGCTTTAAAATTGATCCCCAACATCCCATGGCCATCTCTTTTGCAAAGAAGTAA